A region of Candidatus Bathyarchaeota archaeon DNA encodes the following proteins:
- a CDS encoding polysaccharide deacetylase family protein, with protein MKQSQTLVIKLRKIYFTFDVEDFTNEMAFIALQITIELLNKYNFKGIFFITGHFAEKLQKYPKIVELLEEHEIGYHSSSHSVHPTIFEFTDIENYKEAYETSLKRETSHINPLTGEIEGKGGILTLQKLFPSKKIKSFRAPGHCWIPPHLEALRELGIKFDFSSNLTNVPAQYKGITFYPYPILAQWNGKFADFRLFWTTVAKNQNIVIGLHPSLFTTYDGWDQIYFNGNPKTITPSKPRSLSEIRSLIKSFDLFLKNIKILEKIKFLEVESNLKNAENDVTVNRDIVEKCYEHSMRWAKRVFNYQPRFQRKHFYEFFKIPELKR; from the coding sequence ATGAAACAATCTCAAACTTTGGTGATTAAACTGCGCAAAATCTATTTCACTTTCGACGTGGAAGATTTTACAAACGAAATGGCATTCATAGCCCTACAGATAACCATAGAACTCTTAAACAAATACAATTTTAAAGGCATATTCTTCATAACTGGACATTTCGCCGAAAAACTTCAAAAATACCCCAAAATAGTTGAGCTGCTTGAAGAACACGAGATAGGTTACCATTCTTCAAGTCACTCCGTTCACCCAACAATCTTCGAGTTCACAGACATAGAAAACTACAAAGAAGCCTATGAAACATCATTAAAAAGAGAAACATCACACATAAACCCGTTAACCGGCGAAATTGAAGGAAAAGGCGGAATCCTCACTCTGCAAAAACTGTTTCCCTCCAAAAAAATTAAATCTTTCAGGGCGCCTGGACACTGCTGGATTCCACCCCATCTCGAAGCTCTTCGGGAACTTGGAATAAAATTCGACTTTTCATCTAACCTCACAAATGTCCCCGCCCAATACAAAGGAATAACTTTTTATCCCTACCCGATCTTAGCGCAGTGGAACGGCAAATTCGCCGACTTCAGGCTTTTCTGGACAACCGTTGCCAAAAACCAGAACATTGTCATTGGTTTACATCCAAGCCTCTTCACCACATACGACGGATGGGACCAGATATACTTCAACGGAAACCCAAAAACCATAACACCATCAAAACCAAGAAGCCTGTCAGAAATAAGAAGCCTAATTAAAAGCTTCGACCTATTCCTCAAAAACATCAAAATTTTAGAAAAAATAAAATTTCTAGAAGTAGAGTCAAATTTAAAAAATGCTGAAAACGATGTGACCGTCAACAGAGACATCGTAGAGAAATGTTATGAGCACAGCATGCGATGGGCAAAAAGAGTTTTCAATTATCAACCGAGATTCCAAAGAAAACACTTTTACGAGTTCTTTAAAATACCTGAACTTAAACGCTGA
- a CDS encoding class I SAM-dependent methyltransferase, with product MSSGVLFIKEFYDENNWREIVEEHSRNVDREEKSFVLNSLGPLHGCTVLDAGCGYGRYLKFLKKFGFNVVGIDISKNLIKKAKLHGDVVVADLQHLPFCDEAFDASISVYGPLNHIPDISKGLVELKRVTRKRVIVSLFNFFSWYGIWINLRFLIPIYLKLRPLIARLKCNLVHYYLGYLDIGAKEIWNFSTTSTPKSALKYFHSIGFRKTTWKPIVKYFQASNIFCFLIGLVADI from the coding sequence ATGAGTTCTGGAGTGCTTTTTATTAAAGAGTTCTATGATGAAAATAATTGGCGAGAAATAGTTGAGGAACACTCCAGAAATGTAGACAGGGAAGAAAAAAGTTTCGTATTAAATTCTTTGGGTCCCCTTCATGGTTGTACAGTGCTCGACGCCGGATGTGGGTATGGTCGGTACCTTAAATTTCTTAAAAAATTTGGATTTAATGTTGTTGGGATTGATATTTCCAAAAATCTTATAAAAAAGGCAAAGTTGCACGGAGATGTCGTGGTAGCGGACTTGCAACACCTTCCTTTTTGTGATGAAGCATTTGACGCAAGTATTAGTGTTTACGGACCTTTAAATCACATCCCGGATATTTCAAAAGGTCTTGTTGAATTAAAGAGAGTTACCCGAAAACGTGTCATTGTTTCCTTATTTAATTTTTTTTCATGGTATGGAATTTGGATAAACTTAAGATTTCTAATTCCCATATATCTAAAGCTCAGACCGCTAATAGCTAGATTAAAATGTAATCTAGTGCATTATTACCTTGGATATTTGGATATAGGTGCCAAAGAGATATGGAATTTTTCGACAACATCTACCCCCAAATCGGCCCTAAAATATTTTCATTCCATTGGCTTTAGAAAAACTACATGGAAACCGATAGTTAAATACTTTCAAGCGTCTAATATTTTCTGCTTTTTAATAGGTCTTGTTGCAGATATTTAG
- a CDS encoding GNAT family N-acetyltransferase: MKIIEVNNYQDFLSLKNEWANLLEKCDHTVFSTWEWLSTWWKYFGSDKKLILLLATKNDEIIGIAPLMYSTRKVLGFNEGKIAFIGTPHTDYNDFIIADERNECIRLFIEYLKKLPEKWSYIELSEIPENSKSLPILSKLSNTLKASSVCPYKPLPKSIDAFRASLSRNMKRNLRRYMEKAKKEFEVEFSDYSKVESCIEGMHLLFKLHQKEWTSKGYPGVFANINLRNFHLEIAKIFAGRRWLGLFLLKLSGRPAAVVYGFKDQRKFYGYLSGFDPIYSKYSVGNLLIAHVIEKCIEEGLSEFDFMRGDEKYKVLWETILRWNQTAIISRSGILSNTWRKLYLKIWDSVKTKYFCDLFST, from the coding sequence ATGAAGATAATAGAAGTTAATAATTACCAAGATTTCCTTTCTCTGAAAAACGAGTGGGCAAATCTTCTAGAGAAATGCGATCATACTGTTTTCTCTACATGGGAGTGGCTTTCAACATGGTGGAAATATTTTGGAAGCGATAAAAAACTTATCCTCCTATTAGCCACGAAAAACGATGAGATTATTGGAATAGCACCATTGATGTATTCAACTAGAAAAGTATTAGGTTTTAATGAGGGAAAAATAGCATTTATTGGAACACCCCATACAGATTACAATGATTTTATAATAGCAGACGAGAGGAATGAATGTATACGTCTTTTCATCGAGTATCTGAAGAAACTTCCAGAAAAATGGAGTTATATAGAATTATCTGAAATACCAGAAAATTCAAAATCGCTACCAATCCTTAGCAAATTGTCAAACACTTTAAAAGCTTCCTCTGTGTGCCCATATAAACCACTCCCAAAATCTATTGACGCGTTTCGGGCCAGCCTGAGTAGAAATATGAAACGTAATTTGAGAAGATATATGGAAAAAGCCAAAAAAGAGTTCGAGGTAGAGTTTTCAGACTACTCTAAAGTTGAATCATGCATTGAAGGCATGCATTTGCTCTTTAAGCTTCACCAGAAAGAATGGACATCAAAGGGCTATCCTGGTGTCTTCGCTAACATAAACCTTCGTAATTTCCATCTTGAAATTGCAAAAATTTTTGCGGGGAGAAGATGGTTAGGTCTATTTTTGCTCAAACTTTCGGGCAGACCTGCTGCGGTGGTTTATGGATTCAAAGATCAGAGAAAGTTTTACGGCTATCTTTCCGGTTTCGACCCCATTTATTCTAAATACAGCGTTGGAAATTTGCTTATAGCTCATGTCATAGAAAAATGTATTGAAGAAGGACTGTCGGAATTTGATTTTATGAGGGGTGATGAAAAGTACAAAGTATTATGGGAAACAATCTTGAGATGGAACCAAACTGCTATAATCTCAAGAAGCGGTATCCTTTCTAATACCTGGCGCAAGTTATACTTGAAAATTTGGGATAGTGTTAAAACAAAATACTTTTGTGATTTATTTTCAACATAG
- a CDS encoding radical SAM protein, producing the protein MGKDCKILLLNLPSPPNQTLWRENAGGFGTAISINPRWKESSRIPLIPFFPYASSILLNEGYEFKVIDCQRLNLDNDQSVRLVKKVNPDIIFSIISLPSMKNDVKVLDEIKEFVPSVKIVGVGTVCRVLPHEVLLRGKIDVVLRSGYPYIANMIKLIRALQQNRNLKTVEGISFVKNRQIFTTSKPTEMNFNELPKPCYDLIPPDGYETFEDENGERFPYVAVLDSIGCPYNCIYCPYPLGFGRKYTYRPIKLVADEIEELYTRFNIRAFDFRSQAFAYNKKRALEICKELMQRKLDIKWTCESRVDEVNRELLEVMKKAGCRRIHFGVETGDPEILKVAKPGVKLETIEKVFKITKALGIIRQAHIILGWPDDDYRTLENTNKFILKLEPDILNLNFLTPYPGTKMYEIARKNSLILTYDWSKYTSYNIIMRTKSLNASDLYTIKQKMVRDFSKQKLKRLILQKDRPIVKRPQIFVNKAKTLVNRIIFPQF; encoded by the coding sequence ATGGGTAAAGACTGTAAAATACTTCTTCTAAATTTGCCGAGCCCACCCAATCAAACACTCTGGAGAGAAAATGCTGGAGGTTTTGGCACAGCAATTTCTATTAATCCCCGATGGAAAGAGTCTAGTAGAATACCTCTAATTCCATTTTTTCCTTATGCTTCTTCAATCCTCTTGAATGAAGGATACGAGTTTAAGGTCATCGATTGCCAAAGACTAAACTTAGACAACGACCAAAGCGTAAGATTGGTTAAAAAAGTAAACCCAGATATAATTTTTTCCATAATCTCGCTACCTTCAATGAAAAATGACGTCAAAGTTTTGGATGAAATAAAAGAATTTGTTCCATCGGTGAAAATAGTCGGTGTCGGAACGGTTTGCCGTGTACTTCCTCACGAAGTTTTGCTTAGAGGTAAAATAGATGTTGTTTTGCGTAGTGGCTACCCATACATTGCCAACATGATTAAGTTAATTCGAGCACTTCAACAAAATAGAAACCTTAAAACTGTAGAAGGTATTTCCTTTGTTAAAAATCGACAAATTTTCACTACTTCAAAGCCCACAGAAATGAATTTTAATGAATTGCCAAAACCTTGCTATGATTTAATCCCTCCTGACGGCTACGAAACTTTTGAAGATGAAAATGGAGAACGATTTCCTTACGTGGCAGTATTAGACAGCATAGGATGTCCATATAACTGCATATACTGCCCATACCCTCTTGGATTTGGTCGAAAATACACTTACAGACCTATAAAATTAGTAGCTGACGAAATCGAAGAATTATACACCCGTTTTAACATTCGGGCATTTGATTTCAGAAGTCAAGCTTTTGCATACAATAAAAAGCGCGCATTAGAAATTTGTAAAGAACTAATGCAGAGAAAACTTGACATCAAATGGACGTGTGAATCAAGAGTTGATGAGGTCAACAGAGAACTTTTGGAAGTGATGAAAAAAGCGGGTTGTCGGCGCATACATTTTGGAGTTGAAACCGGGGATCCAGAAATCCTCAAAGTAGCAAAACCAGGCGTTAAATTAGAAACAATTGAAAAAGTATTTAAAATTACAAAAGCGCTGGGTATAATAAGACAAGCTCACATTATTTTAGGGTGGCCTGATGATGATTATAGAACATTAGAAAACACAAATAAATTTATCCTTAAACTAGAGCCTGATATTTTAAATTTGAACTTTTTAACTCCTTACCCTGGAACCAAAATGTACGAAATAGCCAGAAAAAACTCTCTAATTCTCACCTATGATTGGTCGAAGTATACCTCTTATAACATTATTATGCGAACAAAAAGCCTTAACGCAAGTGACCTTTATACAATTAAACAGAAAATGGTACGCGATTTCTCTAAACAAAAATTAAAACGACTTATTCTTCAGAAAGACCGCCCAATAGTCAAGAGACCGCAAATATTCGTTAATAAAGCAAAGACTCTAGTAAACAGGATAATATTCCCGCAATTTTAA
- a CDS encoding glycosyltransferase family 2 protein, whose translation MKNPLVSIIIPTRNYGRYLAEAIESALAQKYRTIEVIVVDDGSTDNTRDVTNRYDVRYVFQENKGVSVAKNNGVQISKGDFFVCLDADDKLHPNFVSKMIQPMKDPKVGFVRCGSIVYNESYDFENIWMPRKIFSKYCLFAGWWGALGPVLIRRKAFDSLGSGFDPNLRRFEDLDLCFRLLAKGWKTEAIFEPLHFYRIHPFSTMNFKHDGTDPGKRDIQVINGKYWFRQPYRRLYDVYKMTLGKAVMLALHPYSYFYGVGRKIKFKNYIKNIAKSLQPQEIEKLLTLYREALLTIDMLIEWSYNKDLRDYYIKKLTELESRLQNEIKTATIKLMG comes from the coding sequence ATGAAAAACCCCCTTGTGAGTATCATTATTCCAACGCGCAATTATGGACGTTATTTAGCTGAGGCTATCGAGAGTGCACTAGCACAAAAATATCGAACCATAGAAGTCATTGTTGTAGATGATGGGTCAACAGATAACACGAGAGACGTCACCAATAGGTATGATGTTCGATACGTGTTTCAAGAAAATAAGGGTGTGAGTGTCGCGAAAAATAATGGAGTACAAATCTCTAAGGGAGATTTCTTTGTTTGCCTTGACGCGGATGATAAGCTTCACCCAAATTTTGTAAGCAAAATGATTCAGCCTATGAAGGATCCAAAGGTTGGTTTTGTTCGATGCGGCTCCATAGTGTACAACGAAAGTTATGACTTTGAAAATATTTGGATGCCGCGAAAAATTTTCAGTAAATATTGCCTTTTCGCCGGGTGGTGGGGAGCGCTTGGCCCAGTTCTTATAAGGCGAAAAGCTTTTGATAGTCTGGGAAGTGGTTTTGATCCTAATTTGAGAAGGTTTGAAGACTTAGATCTTTGCTTTCGGTTGCTGGCTAAAGGCTGGAAAACTGAGGCAATTTTTGAGCCGCTACACTTTTATCGAATACACCCTTTTTCAACTATGAACTTTAAACATGATGGTACAGATCCAGGTAAACGTGACATCCAAGTAATTAACGGGAAATATTGGTTTAGACAGCCATATAGAAGGCTATATGATGTGTATAAAATGACTTTAGGCAAAGCGGTTATGTTAGCTCTTCATCCATATAGTTACTTCTATGGGGTTGGTCGAAAAATCAAATTCAAAAACTATATAAAAAATATAGCGAAATCGCTCCAACCCCAAGAAATAGAAAAATTATTAACGCTTTACAGGGAGGCTTTGTTAACAATTGACATGCTTATAGAATGGTCCTACAACAAAGACCTCCGCGATTATTACATTAAAAAATTAACAGAACTGGAGTCGAGACTTCAAAACGAAATTAAGACTGCAACAATTAAATTGATGGGATGA
- a CDS encoding radical SAM protein, translating to MKEAGCRRIHYGVETGDPETLKIAKTGVQLETIERAFKLSKEMDILTQAHIILGWPNETIKTIENTRKLILKLDPDILNINFLTPYPGTKLYKVALQNSLLITTDWSKFTSHDIVIKTKNLSTTELFKLKNKIVRDFLKQKLKKLLLNISAYKRPYYLLNSAKKMMEEIVFPQPIDGGGA from the coding sequence ATGAAGGAAGCAGGGTGTCGAAGAATACATTACGGAGTTGAAACAGGGGATCCAGAAACTCTAAAAATCGCAAAGACAGGTGTACAGCTGGAAACAATAGAAAGAGCGTTTAAACTATCAAAGGAGATGGATATACTAACTCAAGCTCACATCATCTTAGGGTGGCCAAATGAAACAATTAAAACCATCGAAAACACGAGAAAACTTATACTTAAACTGGACCCTGACATATTAAACATAAACTTTCTAACACCATATCCAGGAACCAAACTATATAAAGTAGCTTTGCAAAATTCTCTTTTAATAACAACCGACTGGTCAAAGTTCACCTCTCACGATATCGTCATAAAAACTAAAAATCTCAGCACAACAGAACTTTTCAAACTTAAAAATAAAATAGTCCGAGACTTTTTAAAGCAAAAACTCAAAAAACTACTGTTGAATATAAGCGCGTATAAAAGACCGTATTACTTATTAAATTCAGCTAAAAAAATGATGGAGGAAATTGTTTTCCCACAACCCATCGACGGTGGTGGCGCTTAA
- a CDS encoding DUF362 domain-containing protein yields the protein MSLVSLVKIKDYNIKQAVEEALNLIGYNFPSNVGNIIIKPNLCYYWDYTTGQTTDPKLVAELIRLIREETSKDVNISIVESDASAMICKYAFRMLGYEKLAENCNVKLVNLSEEEASPADVTIGGKTFRFMVPKIIRKADVKINVPKIKYTLRGIELTCALKNIYGCNPYPKKFKYHEMLAETIVALNKLMKFDLHIVDGNIVSGIHPRKLGLVMASQDPVSLDTAAAEIAGLKPKKIEYLQLAEKEGLGRALYIPKGTPIKYFKSRYPKKDFKKKLMDKAYAFLIFTGLNKKLGI from the coding sequence ATGAGTCTAGTCAGTCTTGTAAAGATTAAAGATTACAACATAAAACAAGCAGTGGAAGAGGCTCTAAACCTAATAGGATACAACTTTCCTAGCAATGTTGGAAACATCATCATCAAACCAAACTTATGCTATTACTGGGATTACACAACTGGCCAAACAACAGACCCAAAACTCGTAGCAGAATTAATCAGGTTAATTCGGGAAGAAACATCAAAAGATGTGAATATCTCCATAGTTGAATCGGACGCTTCTGCAATGATTTGCAAATATGCGTTCAGAATGCTGGGCTATGAAAAACTAGCTGAAAACTGTAACGTTAAACTTGTAAATTTGTCAGAGGAAGAAGCTAGCCCAGCAGATGTGACTATTGGAGGTAAAACCTTTCGATTTATGGTGCCAAAGATAATTCGTAAGGCCGACGTGAAAATCAATGTTCCAAAAATTAAGTACACCTTGCGAGGAATTGAGTTAACCTGTGCTTTAAAAAACATATATGGATGTAATCCGTACCCTAAAAAATTTAAGTATCATGAGATGCTTGCTGAAACAATTGTGGCTTTAAATAAGTTAATGAAATTTGATTTGCACATCGTTGATGGGAATATTGTTTCGGGAATTCATCCACGAAAACTTGGACTTGTAATGGCCAGCCAAGACCCAGTATCCCTTGACACTGCAGCAGCCGAAATTGCAGGACTAAAACCAAAAAAGATAGAATACCTACAACTTGCGGAAAAAGAGGGGTTGGGCAGAGCTTTATACATACCAAAAGGTACGCCAATAAAATATTTCAAATCAAGGTATCCCAAAAAAGATTTCAAAAAGAAACTAATGGACAAAGCATATGCCTTCCTAATTTTTACAGGGTTAAACAAAAAACTTGGAATCTAG
- a CDS encoding Gfo/Idh/MocA family oxidoreductase — protein MKILKLGIIGLGYVGQIHLQHAKRLDNARVIAVADLSKKALSKAKSYGVKKTFTDYTQLLKDPEIDAVIIALPTHLHLKCAIDAAEAKKHIMLEKPIARNTKEAKEILKAARKNDVKLMMGYPLRFNQQFQTLKRKIHDGTLGDIEIAIANYISTGPFFHRAEAHAPTPVPEWWFHKELTGGGALIDLGSHLINLLRWYFGEITDIKSHLGYRFNMDFEDKATCLAKFENRTTAIINVGWFLQGYQLKIELIGTVDHITAQHKPSNPLSTIIQMLTTGTSQFYQGHKTELQHFINCLIQERTPSPSGEDGLKDLIAIEQAYKNQILFEKF, from the coding sequence ATGAAAATCTTGAAACTTGGAATTATCGGCTTAGGTTATGTGGGACAAATCCACCTTCAACACGCTAAAAGGCTTGATAATGCCCGCGTTATAGCTGTGGCAGATTTGTCCAAAAAGGCACTTAGCAAGGCTAAAAGCTATGGTGTCAAAAAAACCTTCACAGACTACACCCAACTGCTCAAAGACCCTGAAATCGACGCAGTTATAATTGCCTTACCAACACATTTGCATCTAAAATGCGCAATAGACGCAGCTGAAGCAAAAAAGCATATAATGTTAGAAAAGCCAATAGCCAGAAACACCAAAGAGGCTAAAGAAATTCTCAAAGCGGCACGCAAAAACGATGTTAAATTAATGATGGGCTACCCATTAAGGTTCAACCAGCAATTTCAAACTCTTAAAAGAAAAATTCATGATGGAACATTGGGCGACATAGAAATAGCGATTGCCAACTACATAAGCACTGGTCCGTTCTTTCATAGAGCAGAAGCCCACGCGCCTACACCGGTGCCAGAATGGTGGTTCCATAAAGAGCTAACAGGCGGCGGAGCCCTAATAGACTTGGGAAGCCACCTAATAAACCTGCTCCGCTGGTACTTTGGCGAAATAACAGATATAAAAAGCCATTTAGGCTACAGGTTCAACATGGACTTCGAGGATAAGGCAACATGCCTCGCAAAATTCGAAAACAGGACAACAGCCATAATAAACGTAGGCTGGTTCTTACAAGGATACCAACTAAAAATCGAGCTAATAGGAACAGTAGACCACATAACAGCTCAACATAAACCATCAAACCCCTTGTCCACAATCATTCAAATGCTAACTACGGGAACATCACAATTCTACCAAGGTCACAAAACAGAACTCCAACACTTCATAAATTGCCTAATCCAAGAAAGAACACCATCGCCATCAGGTGAGGACGGACTTAAAGACTTAATTGCAATAGAACAAGCATACAAAAACCAAATACTTTTTGAAAAATTTTAA
- a CDS encoding type II toxin-antitoxin system VapC family toxin produces MRVYVVDASVASRFLLVEDLSDKAELVLEDFLQGKLDLRSPELVVYEVGNTLWKSVKDGFISLDEAIEKFSLFLELRINPVNLSFEEHKEILDWSVKNNATYYDSAYVKACMEVGGTLLTADDILYKKSKETVPTLHLKDYRG; encoded by the coding sequence TTGAGAGTTTATGTTGTGGATGCTTCCGTCGCTTCAAGGTTTTTGTTGGTTGAGGATTTATCAGACAAGGCTGAGTTGGTTTTAGAAGATTTTTTGCAGGGAAAGCTGGATCTAAGATCTCCTGAACTGGTTGTTTACGAGGTTGGGAACACTTTGTGGAAAAGCGTTAAAGATGGTTTTATAAGCCTGGACGAGGCCATAGAAAAGTTTTCGCTCTTTTTGGAGTTGCGGATTAACCCTGTAAACCTCAGCTTTGAGGAGCACAAGGAGATTTTGGACTGGAGCGTTAAGAACAATGCAACTTATTATGACAGTGCATATGTAAAGGCTTGCATGGAGGTCGGCGGAACCCTTCTAACAGCCGACGACATTTTATACAAGAAATCAAAGGAAACCGTTCCAACACTACATTTAAAAGATTATAGAGGTTAA
- a CDS encoding PIN domain-containing protein: MNPSSRLLTLDSNVLIAVLKNDEPYSAECIEILEKVPDKFILTEPSIIYQEVCGTLARKAGKAVADKAKEQLDLMIHPSLLTNCDKAFCTSAYRLCAEYNIYAIDAIYLKVALDKNAILVSLDKEDFIEKINSKKAPIEAYHVAEFPY; encoded by the coding sequence ATGAACCCGTCTAGTCGACTTTTGACGTTAGACTCCAATGTTTTAATAGCTGTCCTTAAAAATGATGAACCCTACAGCGCAGAATGCATCGAAATATTGGAGAAAGTTCCGGACAAATTTATTCTGACGGAACCCAGCATCATATATCAGGAGGTCTGCGGCACATTGGCAAGAAAAGCTGGGAAGGCCGTAGCTGACAAGGCAAAAGAGCAATTGGACTTAATGATCCATCCATCACTCTTGACAAACTGCGACAAAGCTTTCTGCACATCAGCTTACCGCCTATGTGCAGAATATAACATTTACGCCATAGATGCCATCTATCTCAAAGTAGCCTTAGATAAAAATGCCATCCTAGTATCTCTAGACAAAGAAGACTTCATAGAAAAAATAAATTCGAAAAAAGCGCCAATAGAAGCATACCACGTAGCCGAATTTCCATACTAA
- a CDS encoding type II toxin-antitoxin system VapC family toxin — MIVLDTDVLIEIFDRQSNRGDEALTKLLEKGEDVATTVINLHEILYGLEKYAKPVRDVLLLPVLEYTKRDAQLSAELELKAESSGTPARRTDAMIAAIVLNRGASLFTFDLKHFNIFKSFGLKLLQL, encoded by the coding sequence ATGATTGTTTTGGACACGGACGTGTTGATCGAGATTTTCGATAGGCAGTCTAATAGAGGCGATGAGGCTTTGACGAAGCTTTTGGAGAAGGGCGAAGATGTCGCCACAACAGTGATTAATCTTCATGAGATTTTATATGGTCTTGAAAAATATGCTAAGCCTGTTAGGGATGTTTTGCTTCTGCCAGTACTCGAATATACTAAGAGGGATGCCCAGTTATCTGCCGAGTTAGAGTTAAAAGCTGAAAGTTCAGGAACACCAGCTCGGAGGACAGACGCTATGATCGCCGCCATAGTATTAAACAGAGGAGCATCACTATTCACTTTCGATTTAAAACATTTTAATATTTTCAAGAGTTTTGGCCTTAAACTTCTACAACTATAA
- a CDS encoding antitoxin VapB family protein, translating to MAKTITIRDEVYRKLLKVKREGESFSDLFERLIEGASPLETLRKLRGCVEFRDKEVLLKEIYAARAERRL from the coding sequence TTGGCCAAAACAATAACGATTAGAGACGAAGTTTATAGAAAGTTGTTAAAAGTTAAGCGTGAAGGTGAAAGTTTCAGCGACTTATTTGAGAGGCTTATTGAGGGTGCTAGCCCCCTTGAAACTTTAAGGAAGCTTAGGGGGTGTGTGGAGTTCAGAGATAAAGAAGTTTTGTTAAAGGAGATTTATGCTGCAAGGGCTGAGCGCCGGCTATGA
- a CDS encoding type II toxin-antitoxin system VapC family toxin has product MKMYLVDTNIFLEVLLGRGKKEECKRLLRALRDGKKSAIVTDFSIHSIIVIMEELGRLDVLKTFLLSLLAYKGLHIYNTTITDEAKATEIAKQQKLSMDDAIQYASALTTNAEAIISLDKHFDGLKIPRIEPH; this is encoded by the coding sequence TTGAAAATGTATCTGGTTGACACAAACATTTTCCTTGAAGTTCTCCTTGGCAGAGGTAAAAAAGAAGAATGTAAACGTTTACTAAGAGCCTTAAGAGATGGAAAGAAAAGCGCCATAGTCACCGACTTCTCGATACACTCAATAATAGTAATTATGGAAGAGTTAGGAAGACTTGACGTCCTTAAAACATTCCTTTTAAGCCTACTAGCCTATAAAGGGCTCCACATATACAACACAACAATAACAGACGAGGCAAAAGCCACAGAAATAGCAAAACAACAAAAATTAAGCATGGATGATGCCATCCAATACGCATCAGCCCTCACAACAAACGCAGAAGCAATAATATCACTAGACAAACACTTCGACGGTCTAAAGATACCAAGGATTGAACCCCATTGA
- a CDS encoding NAD-dependent epimerase/dehydratase family protein, with product MTFDINVNGTLNLLKACVDSGVKRFVYASSCAVYGPRQALNEYSGVMAQFLNRIKNDMPLVIFGDGEQTRDYVYVEDIAEANLLALKCSGVAGEAFNIGTGVATSINRLASILLKFANKEHLKIQYCEAREGDIRHSVADISKAKERLGYNPKVSLENGLGNLLLEN from the coding sequence TTGACTTTTGACATTAATGTTAATGGGACTTTGAATTTGTTGAAGGCTTGTGTGGATTCAGGCGTAAAACGTTTTGTTTATGCTTCTTCTTGCGCTGTTTATGGACCGCGGCAAGCTTTAAATGAGTACAGCGGGGTCATGGCCCAGTTCCTGAATCGAATTAAAAATGACATGCCTCTGGTAATTTTTGGTGATGGAGAACAGACAAGGGATTATGTGTATGTTGAGGATATTGCTGAAGCGAACTTGCTTGCTTTAAAATGTTCTGGAGTTGCTGGAGAAGCTTTTAATATTGGGACGGGTGTGGCCACTTCCATAAACAGGTTGGCCAGCATCCTTTTAAAATTTGCCAACAAGGAGCATTTAAAAATCCAGTACTGCGAGGCTAGGGAAGGTGACATCAGACACAGCGTTGCCGACATTTCAAAGGCAAAGGAAAGGCTTGGTTACAATCCAAAAGTCTCGCTTGAAAATGGTTTAGGAAATCTTTTATTGGAAAACTGA
- a CDS encoding SDR family NAD(P)-dependent oxidoreductase yields the protein MRVLVTGGAGFIGSHTVDSLLAEGFEVVVLDSLRSGSLDNVRRHFGGAGFHFVKGDVRDAGLLRSLVDDVDCIVHLAALVSVPESF from the coding sequence TTGAGGGTTTTGGTTACTGGCGGGGCGGGTTTTATTGGGAGCCACACTGTTGATAGTCTTTTGGCTGAGGGTTTTGAGGTTGTTGTTTTGGATAGTTTGCGTAGTGGAAGCCTAGACAATGTCAGGCGGCATTTTGGCGGGGCGGGTTTTCATTTTGTTAAGGGAGATGTTAGGGATGCTGGGCTTTTGAGGAGTTTGGTGGATGATGTTGATTGTATTGTTCATTTGGCTGCTTTGGTTAGCGTTCCGGAATCCTTTTAA